One Tachypleus tridentatus isolate NWPU-2018 chromosome 3, ASM421037v1, whole genome shotgun sequence DNA window includes the following coding sequences:
- the LOC143247505 gene encoding acetylcholinesterase-like has translation MEFNFHVWLFFLIFGIMTSVTSSVETTSGNLLGTTVDTPFGHVNKYLGVPYAKAPLGELRFQPPQSLDKDETTVTRDSSRFGPVCYQPPHLKEVISPLLLTNYNNQPVMNEDCLNLNIYVPAGRHLSALPVMVWLPGEGFDYADATQFDGTFLAVLGQVIVVTVNYRVSVFGFLSTLSPEAPGNVGLLDQRLALLWIQQNIGQFNGDPNKVTFFGRFSGAMSISAHLASPLNQGGNKLFHRAILQSGVATGRWSFDNHPLNATLQLAKALNCGSTSNTVIQCLQEIPAKVLLNKSLMVPQRWRPVIDGHFLTDDPLSVVNKGNNAAVDVILGVNSDEGSLCLLSLFAQKSKMYQKVLNGQLTVEDFKQLLENNLQDFLKKDDPVINKLVAHEYQHLKSPKLRDSYMDFCGSMYITAHTEQLARLLAQQRKSKVFMYEFAHRPSFSIHPDFIQAAHGDDVLFTFGLLHQLSKVPDEELKLSRRIITAFSHFANTGNPNPLNAKENSKWSEYSDTQREVLEFTADLKNDVVRPSDNDRDVAFWYSVVPSIQENDLSASYCSTNDIKSSDSSGFIGFVLNIQVAEYIILGLVAITLILIVALFVIFRLLWSSNERKAFTKF, from the exons ATGgaatttaattttcatgtttggCTGTTTTTCTTGATTTTTGGAATAATGACCAGCGTTACAAGCTCTGTGGAAACCACTTCTGGTAATCTGTTAGGCACGACAGTTGACACGCCATTTGGACACGTTAATAAATATCTTGGCGTTCCCTATGCTAAGGCACCACTAGGCGAACTGCGCTTCCAGCCTCCTCAGTCCCTGGACAAAGATGAAACAACTGTTACAAGGGACTCGTCCAGGTTCGGTCCGGTATGTTACCAGCCGCCTCATCTGAAGGAAGTAATCAGTCCTCTTCTCTTGACTAACTATAACAATCAGCCAGTGATGAATGAAGATTGTTTGAACCTGAATATCTATGTTCCCGCCGGGAGGCATCTGAGCGCTTTACCAGTGATGGTGTGGTTGCCAGGCGAAGGTTTCGACTACGCAGACGCTACACAATTTGATGGAACGTTTCTAGCTGTATTGGGACAGGTCATCGTGGTCACGGTTAACTATAGAGTATCGGTGTTCGGGTTCCTGTCTACTTTATCTCCTGAGGCTCCAGGTAACGTGGGACTCTTGGATCAGCGGCTAGCTCTCTTGTGGATCCAGCAGAATATTGGTCAGTTTAATGGCGATCCCAACAAAGTAACTTTTTTTGGTAGATTTTCTGGTGCCATGAGTATCAGTGCCCATTTAGCTTCCCCATTAAACCAAGGTGGCAACAAGCTGTTCCATAGGGCTATTCTGCAAAGTGGGGTGGCAACTGGTAGATGGAGTTTTGATAATCACCCTCTCAATGCTACTCTTCAGTTAGCTAAGGCTTTAAATTGTGGTTCTACTTCGAACACTGTAATTCAATGTCTACAAGAAATCCCTGCCAAAGTCCTACTTAATAAGTCTTTGATGGTCCCCCAACGCTGGAGACCAGTTATTGATGGTCACTTTCTCACTGATGATCCACTTTCCGTAGTAAATAAAGGTAACAATGCTGCTGTGGACGTGATTCTTGGAGTCAACAGTGACGAAGGTTCGTTATGTCTTCTATCTTTGTTTGCTCAAAAGTCTAAAATGTATCAAAAGGTTCTGAATGGACAGCTCACAGTTGAAGATTTTAAGCAGCTTTTGGAGAATAATTTGCAAGATTTTCTGAAGAAAGACGATCCAGTCATCAACAAATTGGTAGCGCACGAGTACCAACACTTAAAGAGTCCCAAACTTAGAGACAGCTACATGGACTTCTGCGGAAGTATGTACATCACAGCCCATACAGAACAGCTCGCCAGACTTCTGGCCCAACAAAGAAAATCCAAGGTATTCATGTACGAGTTTGCCCACAGACCTTCCTTTTCTATTCATCCAGATTTTATCCAGGCTGCCCACGGTGATGATGTTTTATTCACCTTTGGCTTACTGCATCAGTTGTCGAAGGTCCCAGATGAAGAACTGAAACTGAGTAGAAGAATTATCACAGCTTTCTCACATTTTGCTAACACTGG TAATCCCAATCCACTGAACGCCAAAGAAAACTCCAAATGGTCTGAGTACAGCGACACCCAGCGAGAGGTTCTTGAATTTACCGCTGATTTAAAAAATGATGTTGTAAGACCATCTGATAATGATAGAGATGTTGCATTTTGGTATAGTGTTGTCCCTTCTATTCAAGAAAATGATCTTTCGGCCTCTTATTGCTCAACGAATGATATTAAATCGTCAGACAGCTCCGGATTTATTGGTTTTGTTCTCAATATCCAAGTAGCAGAATATATTATATTAGGCTTAGTTGCAATTACCTTAATTTTGATTGTggctttatttgttatatttaggtTACTTTGGTCAAGTAACGAAAGGAAAGCGTTTACCAAGTTTTAA